The following is a genomic window from Romeriopsis navalis LEGE 11480.
TCTAATACCTGAATCGGAATCCCTTCAACCACCAACTGCGACTCCACCACATCGCGCGTCGTACCGGGCAACTCCGTCACAATGGCTCGGTCCGTGCGACTCCAGGCATTCAGTAAACTTGATTTACCCACATTCGGTCGGCCGACGATCGCCACTTTCAAGCCTGCGCGCAAGAGTTCGCCGCGATCGGCCGTCGCAATAATCCGATTCACAGACTCAATCACTTGCTCCATATCCGATACAACCGCCGCTTCATCCAATGGCGGTAAATCATCTTCAAAATCAATCCGCGCTTCCACTTCCGCCAAAATATCCAAACAGGTCGTGCGTAACTGACGAATTGGCGCCGCCAATTTTCCTTGTAGCCCAGCCAAAGCAAGGGAAGCGGCTTGCGGCGATCGCGCACCCACCAAATCCATAATGCTTTCTGCCTGGGTTAGATCCAGCCGCCCATTCAAAAACGCCCGTAGCGTAAACTCGCCGGGTTGCGACAGTCGAGCGCCCTGGGCAATACACAATTGCAAAACCTGCTGCACCGCCATAATGCCGCCGTGACAATGCAGCTCCACCACGTCTTCTCGGGTATAGGAACGTGGACTGAGCATTAGCATTAGTAATGCTTCGTCGATTGTCTCCTGCGTTGTCGGATGTTTAACGAAACCGTATAAGATGCGATGACTTTCCCATTGTTGATTGCCTGGAGCCGCAAAGATTGTTTGGGCGA
Proteins encoded in this region:
- the mnmE gene encoding tRNA uridine-5-carboxymethylaminomethyl(34) synthesis GTPase MnmE yields the protein MSETIAAIATAIVPEQGSVGIVRMSGDQAVAIAQTIFAAPGNQQWESHRILYGFVKHPTTQETIDEALLMLMLSPRSYTREDVVELHCHGGIMAVQQVLQLCIAQGARLSQPGEFTLRAFLNGRLDLTQAESIMDLVGARSPQAASLALAGLQGKLAAPIRQLRTTCLDILAEVEARIDFEDDLPPLDEAAVVSDMEQVIESVNRIIATADRGELLRAGLKVAIVGRPNVGKSSLLNAWSRTDRAIVTELPGTTRDVVESQLVVEGIPIQVLDTAGIRETEDVVESIGVERSRQAAQAADLVLLTITADEGWTAGDQMIYQQVSDRPLIAVINKVDLLDAPQSFADLPFDSSVPVVQTAAAQNQGIEALEQAIFGLATAGGMQAANLDMAINQRQASALTRAKSALQQVQVTMQAQLPLDFWTIDLRSAVQALGEVLGEDVTESVLDRIFSRFCIGK